In one Brassica oleracea var. oleracea cultivar TO1000 chromosome C9, BOL, whole genome shotgun sequence genomic region, the following are encoded:
- the LOC106314944 gene encoding putative lipid-transfer protein DIR1, translating to MGKNNTKILITALVMVVTAAMMIEEATSIPICGVNTNDLKKCSPAVTGNNPPPPTPQCYSSKNV from the coding sequence ATGGGTAAGAACAATACCAAAATCCTCATCACGGCTCTTGTGATGGTTGTAACCGCCGCGATGATGATTGAAGAAGCTACGAGCATTCCCATATGTGGCGTCAACACAAACGACTTGAAGAAATGTAGTCCAGCTGTCACTGGAAACAACCCACCACCTCCCACTCCCCAATGCT